Below is a window of Salvelinus alpinus chromosome 5, SLU_Salpinus.1, whole genome shotgun sequence DNA.
GCAAGCAATAGGTACACAAACAATGCCTTTAAATAACCCCTCCTTACCTTGTGCATGCATTCACACAGAGTGGACGACACGTGATCCATCATCGACGTACTGACCCATGGACTGTCCACTGGGGCCTACTCAGTGGCTGTGATGGCTTCAACATGTGTTATGCAGGTTGTTGttgaggttgtggacagaatGCTTATTGTCTGTGTAGAACATGAACAGATGTATTCTACCTACCGGAAAGGCAGGGCAACAGGAACACGGTCACATCGCTGCACCTCACCTCACAACTTCCACAAAACAACACAGGAAGCAGCAGGATGCCGCAGGTGTCACGTCCCCGCCAGTGACCTTTCCTATTGTCTGAGGATACAACCAATCAAAACACACTTCATGATTTTGTTGAATTACAGTAAGTCCTTAGAGCAGAAGCTGAAGAAGCAAAGCCAAATAAATTGATGCCGAACAGAACGACTATtaaacagagaaaagagtcatcCATTATTTTTTACTGTATTACAGTAGGATCATAGGTGACAGTAGTTTGAGTGCCAGTCTTCCACTCCTTAGTCCTTGTATTCCGGGTAATGTTCCAAATAACATGgagtacaaggagtggaatgttgcAGAGGCTGGTTCCCATCCTAAGGTTAAAGTATATTGTATGGTTATTCTACTTTATGATATAGAATGAGTGAAGGAGACCGCAAAAGCCTGTTACTGACAATCCCATGGTGTTACTGACAAgcccatcccactgggcacaaactggttgaatcaatattgtttccacataatttcaatgaaattacactggaccaacgtggaatagacattgaattgacttctgtgcccagtgggacggCTGTGCCATTACAGAGCTGCATGGGAGGCTTGCCGGTGTCTGggaagttttttatttttttatttaacctttatttaactaggcaagtcagttaagaacaaattcttatttacaatgatcggcctacaccggccaatcacggccggttgtgatacagcctggattcaaaccagggtgtctgtagtgacgcctctagcactgagatgcagtgccttagaccgctgcaccacttgtgAGCCCCAGTGACACTCCCCTGAATTAAAACTCCATGGGGAAATAGGCGGAAGACATTAATGTAACAAGCAGGACAATGTGGTTCCTCCAGTTCATACTTAATCACATTTGTGTCAGAACAATTAAGTAGGTCTACAATTCATCAATGGAAGTTCCTGAGACAATCCCAAAGTGTAACACGCATGGAACACTCAATGTCCTCATAAAGACGTTGAATGCTGTTTGCAGTGTGTTCTCTCTACAAGAGAAAGAGGTGTGGCATGTTTTTATAGAGAGACATTCCATTAAAGGATGCCTCCcatcaaagcacacacacacttctgaaaTGTCCACCAATATTGAGATTTGTTGAATTTAAGAAACCAGTAAATGAACAAATAAGTAGACctaaatgtttattttgattggcCAATTATTCATATTTGATTTCCTGTTACTATAAaacaggggtaggcaaccctggtcctggagtgcaGCAGGCACTTCATATTTTGGATTTAaccgacctggaagaccaggtgtgttgaatttaggcaatcattGAACTGATCGATTAGTtgttggtcaggtgtggtgcctagttggaagAAAAGTCGGCAGTACCTATGGCACTCCAGGAGCAGGGTTGCCTACACCTGCTTTAAAAGTTTCAGTATCTCGAGTATGATCAAAAAAGTATGCATTCAGCTGATTCAAACCTCAAATCATCACAATTACTGCAGACAAGGTGAATGGGGTCGGAAACATCATTTAGTGCTCCTGTATTTGTGAATTTACCACATCTACTTTTTCTAAGACAAAAGTTTTCTATTTTACATAATAGTAGGCCTATTTATTTAATTGTAATGTTTCATATTTATGCATGATCTCACATTTACTGTAGGACTTTGAAACATCCATGTATAGTACTGGTAAACGAGATTATAGATAGGCCTATTTTCGTCATCTGCTGCCCgcaacaacaatacaaaaaaatCTTAATTATGTTATTTATGCCCCCACCCCACTCCTATTCCTCTCAAGGCAGACCGGAGTAACGTCCCttttggagaggtggagagggcgAGTGCCTGAAGGACCAGTGATTGTCCGTCATCCCCTCAAGAGCTTTCTTGAATGGAAACCGGTCGCTGAATTTCCTGAAAGCACCGACCTACACCGTGCAGAGCGCGCGGGATAGCCTCCCCAACTCAGCGCATGCCGATACATCGCAGGCCACTGTCGATTTGGGCTAATTTGCTGCTGGCTGCAGCTTCAACAACATATAGCGCAAAGGACTGTATCTTGGAAATAAACCCTAACAGGGAGTGGCAGTAAAGCTAACTGTCATGGACAATTAAACCTACTTTTATGAATGTCCGTGCAAAGGGTTAAACGCTTTTTCTGCTGTTTCAATTTAAATGTTCATGTGTAAAATCGCAATTCGCTACTAAACCCATCCCGGAACCCTACTTGGATACCGCCTGCCTCTCACTTAGACTGCCTCTCACTTAGACTACAGTGTTAACGGGTCCCCTGCATGTACTGGAACAATGAAGTTCCATCTCCACTCCCGGAGGAGAATAAAGTCTTATTGGACAATGTTTTCGTTAAGCAGGTATGACATGACATCTAATTATCTGAGTATATGCAGTATAGACTATCGACTCACTGCAAGTGAAGACTTATGCTAATTGCTTGGCTGCGCTGCTCGTTGAATAGCCCAGCTGATTGCCTTTTTGTTTTCCACGCTCCAGCCTATGTTTTAATGATAATTATAAACACATTTAACAATTGTGCTAGCCTAATTTTGTTTAAACGAAGGACAAAATAGATTCGGAATTCCACCCAAAACCAGATTTCTGGCACTCTTTGAATACCGTTTTAATCACCAAGAGAGGCTCAAGTGGCCTATCATAAGGGAAGCCGAGACAATCACCCTCCTTTATGTTTCAAGATCAGCTGCAACTTATGTAGGCTACATTGTCTACTATGAATAGTGCGATGTTCAATTGAGTCTCTTCAAATCTTAGTCTTGTGTTGAGAAATTCGATTTTCGATTACGGCTATTAAAATTAAAATATGCAATTATTCTGGTGGCGCGATGCCTTCTCTGATTGACAGTTGAAATTGACACTGGCTGCCTCTTATCCCGAGCATTTGAAGCCATCACTAATTGCAGGTAGTCCATCTTTTCAGTGCTTTCGATTGCATGGGAACTATATGCGATTATTTAAGGAGGTAGTTTTTTCTGCGTAAAAGAAAAAGATAAGTCCTAATTATAATTGCTTCAGCAAATTTAGCTTTTGTCGCCAGGATTTAAATGCAGTAGAAAGTGTTATTCATTGTTTTGGACTGGATATAGCTTGCAGTATGGGCTGGTAGGGATGCGTAATgctcagagcagagcagggcgCAGAGCAGACTTTTGGCGCAGCTCCAGGCTTCATCTACACCGCTGTTTCTCCACAAACAGAATAGCTTGATAATGGTGAGTTATTCCAACTTAAAACATTAATTATGTTATCTAATCAAAATAGGAACATCGACATAGTGTAAACTGATAATCGGAGTCTTGGCCGAACTTGGACTACCTGTTTTTCATTTCCCAACCCCATTTTCATAGTTTACTTTTGTGACAGGCCTTTTAAGTTTTGTTTTCAGTAGCAGGGTGTTGTTGTAAGCCCATTTCATTCGAAATGTGTGTTGCATTTAGGCTACTGCATACAATGCTTGTTTTCTTGTATCCTGTGAGTTTGTCATGTGCTGTGCCATGTGTCCTGTAATTTATACAAGTCGAGAGGCCTTGTAGCCTACCTTGCATCCCTGGCGATATAAGATTATGACAAGAAAAATCTATCCCAAACCTCAGTCTCACTCGGACGGGGAGTCTCACGCAGATGTAAAAGAAGAGTCTCCTCTCCTGCCCAGTCCTCCGGTAACACCGTCTATGTGCTCGCATCCGACCCTGGCCTCCCCGACGCCAGTTCGGTCCACGGGGAAAAACCAGTGTGCCAACTGCGGCACAGAGATCCAAGACAGATACCTACTGAAAGTGAGCATTATAATGCCTTTTGTTACACTGCTCAAATCAATAATCATTTAATATTGAATTTAAAACCTGTTTATTCCTCACGAATTGCATGCATATTTGCATAGTCTTTCACATTACTTCCATTTTATAGAATAAGTACGCCGAACAAaacattattattgttgttattattatatgattattgttgttgttattattgttattattatcatcattattattatgagTGTTTATTTATCATTGCAGGTGAACAATTTGAATTGGCACGTGGGATGTCTGGAGTGTTCAGTCTGCAGAATATCATTACGTCAGCACAATAGCTGCTAcatcaaaaacaaagaaatatttTGCAAATTGGATTATTTCAGGTAGGGTAAGTTTTGCTATTTGTTTTCCTTAAAATGTATGTTCTATATTTGGCACGAGGACGAATGTTCATAAACAATTGATTACTTATTATATCATCGTTATTATACATTTTACTAAAAATGTATTGTTATAAGGCGAGTGTTTCATTATGTCTTGGGACAAGTAAACAGGATTGAACTGTTTTTCGTTGTAACTTCTAAATCAAATAAATACAACTACACGCTTTACTTTTGGTAAAGCAACAACAAATGCAAATCTGTTAACGAGGCTATTTGAATAAAAACCTAGACCATTTATAACATATCATGATAATGCATACTTTTACGACCGATAAATAGTTTTTGTCACGTTATTTttctctttatatatatatatattttaattgttGTCTTTAGTGATAATGTGGCGGACATTATCAACATTTTTACTCTCAACCATGATTCTTACAACTTTGAGATCACTAAATTTAGATTATTCGTGTTTGTTGTTCTTCATTTATTAGTGTATTATTCCCTCAGACCGGGGCCATTGCTAAAACATTATGTCCTTTATCAGGGTCTCTTTTTCTCACTCACTCTATATTTGAAGCATGTCAAGTAAACGCTATTGTTATTTTCTCATCATTattctataattatattgttattattatcttATTGCTGTTGCTTGTTATGGTTTTAATTAACATAAGGAtaaataatatttgactaaagtgAAATTAGTTTGGAAAACTGTAAGCAATGCTGTCTATAATCTTTTACAATAAGATTACTTCTATCTATTCCTGGCCTGCAcaacatttcaggtgactacAAGTTTATTTTCATTAGCAGTGAAAGACTACTGACAATGCCCCCTGCTCTTCTCTGTCTCACCACAGTAAGTTTGGCACCAAGTGTGGCCAGTGCAGGCGCCAGGTGTATGCCAGTGACTGGGTGCGGCGGGCGCGGGGCAGTGTGTACCACCTGGCCTGCTTCGCCTGCTACTCCTGTAAGAGGCAGCTGTCCACAGGGGAGGAGTTTGGTCTGGTGGAGGGCAGGGTGCTATGTCGAGCCCACTACGACACCATGGTGGAGAACCTCCAGAGAGCGGCTGAGAATGGTACGTGGTCAGACGGGTGTCACAGACAATGTCAGGGAGTAGGGAACCCAAATATGAGCCAAGGGAAGGGTACTGATTCCTAATACATTTTGTGTGGGATGCATGCACCCTCAGAATTTAATCAAGTAAATCACCATGTATGGGATTTTCCAGGTAGGATTTGTCCCTGAGTAAACTGTATTGAGGGAGAATTCAGACATAATTGGGGTCCTACGTTTCTTACTCTTAGGATTGTATGCTTTGATGTCCAGCACCTGCACACATTATATGTGTAGCCTATTTCTCTTTCCATTGTTTTATGAGACAAACAATATAACACTGTGTGTTGTTTTCTTCCACCCTGTTTGTGTGATTTAGGGACGGGTCTCACTTTGGAGGGAGCCTTCCCCTCTGATCAGGATGGCCAACCCAAACCAGCCAAGAGAGCACGTACTTCCTTCAGCGCTGAGCAGCTACAGGTACTGTcggtgtgtgtttacatgtgtgagTGAGTCTGTGAAAGTATGCACAGTTtttgtctgacagagagagactgaacaaAGAAGACAGGATGAATGTTAGTTTTAGTAGTGCGTTCTACATCATTTAGATAaatgtgtctgactgactgaattCGCTTGATTCAGTGAATATTCAGCTGAATATATAGCTTCATGACTGAGTTTGCTAGGTGTGTGTTCCCAGGTGATGCAGTCTCAGTTTAACCAAGACAACAACCCTGATGCCCAGACTCTACAGAAGCTGTCAGACATGACAGGACTGAGCAGACGGGTCATACAAGTATGTATGACAATATCAAACTAGTGGGTGTAAGGTTGTTAGACatttaggattttttttaaataatgtaataaaataaatatgatATAATAAAATCATTCATCTATACCACATTACTTGTTGCGTGCATCATTCAACGATCTTTAGTAACGTTCCATTTCCATATAGGTTTGGTTTCAAAACTGCAGAGCAAGACATAAAAAGCACCCTCCCCCCCAGCACAACGGTCACCTCCAGGGAGCCCCCCATCCCCACTCCAGAATCCCCCCCTCACTGCCAGACAACCTCTACTCCCCCTTCAGCAGTCCCGACAGACCACACCTGCTGGCTCTGCATGGATACATAGACAGTGAGTTGGGTTTTTCATATCGATGGACAACACATGCATGTACATTTAGCTGACTTTGGCTCTAACataattcaattttttttaactCCATTCTTCGATGCAGATTGTCAAAGATAGTTACTGACTATAATGTATTTAAATTCACATCGCATCACTTATAGTTCTTGTGTATTTAGTCTaattgagtaaaaaaaaatatatatatctttctgTGCACAGGTCATCCCTTCTCGATGCTGTCCGCCCCTAACCACCTCACCCACCCAGGCATGACCTTACCACAGTTACCCATCAGCCGCTAACTAACACCCCTGAGACCACCACTTCCCCCACAAACTTTATTTCTCACAGAACTTTCCATCCCGCAAAGTTGAGAACATTTCAACATTTGCCTCTCCCATTTTACTATACAAGAGGACTGCTGCGGTTTCTTCCGCCTCCATGGTCTGCAGAGTTGGAAATATCACATTGTCGATTGGACGGACAGTTTTATAATGGCAGCTAGACTTTAGATCATCTGTGGAAAAACATCCCAGTCCAATATAAATATGATAATCATCAGGACCAGATTTGACCACCCATCCATTGACAGGGAATAAATTGGAACTCCAGGACCAGGATTAGGAACAGGAAGACTCATCCAACAGGAAATCTCCTTTCATTCCTTGTGGATTATGATTTTTCATCATCTTATTCATCAACTGGTAGCTCTAAAGGTATTTCATGTTTCAATTTCCATCCTTTtaaatacaatttttttctgtAACTCTGTCCGCTTGTTTTCCTGTATATAACCCTCCCATACATAGACTATTATTTATGTGTAAGGTGACGATGAAGACTCTTCTGACCTTGTGTGCTGAGAGAGTGTTGAGTGTTGTTATTTACTGTTTCAGTTCAGTAAAATGGAAAGCTTATGTGTCGCtttatttattaaaaaatatacttCACCAAGAAGcacttttaaaaatgttttcaaaataaataaataatttattgTAAATTGTAAATATTTTACTGATTTAATCAAATGTGCCTGAAAGGCTGTTGGGGGAAAAATCAGTTGAGAAATAGAACATTTCACATAACATTTATAgaaataacactatttggtttTACATGGACCCAACAAGAAACATGAAGGATTCGAGTTCTATAATCGTGTGGAATAGGGAACATGCTGTGCAGAAGATAAAATACACAAAGTTTAACTAATTatttcactaacacacacacacatacgcatgcacacacacaaacacttttatttattgctaaatactgcacaatttaaacacgtTGCTCTCCAAATATAAATATTGTACTGTAAATTGTTGAGCTCCTTCCTGTAGTTATACTTATGCAAAATGTGTATtctatttaattacatttttattttgtattatttcttattgttgttgcagtgtcaggaaggaacctgcaagtaagcatttgatGGAACTGTGTACACCCTGTGCATATGACAAATGAActtaaacacacgcacacacacacacacacaaaaattccCCCTGATAGAAGCACCTTACACTCATTCAACAATAGTAAATCCATTAGGTTACCCAGTAAAGGCCAAGTACCCTTTATAACCTGTATTTAACAGCAATATTCATAagtatgtaatgatcatgctacaAGTTGAGGGTCCCCAATTTAGTCCCTATGTGTTTAATGGCTGCAAAAATCAATCCGATGGCAATAACCATTTAAAGTGTTTAACTCTGTGGATAGTATTGATCTAGCACTATGATTAATTCCATAAGACCTTTTTACTGTGATATTCTGAAGTTGTTGTATTAATTGGCAGCACTCAAGCTGCTGTTGTGGCAAGGAAGAGCATAATGAACTCTGAGGAAGATATAGTCCTGACCGTTTCCTTTGTTAGAGACCCTAGTCAGTTATCTGTTAATACTAAGCATGAATCAATTCCCGCCTTTCCATTTTCATGCTCTCTTCAAGTAGGTTGACAGTCCGTTTTCCCTGATCTTTGAATTTGATCAAATGAGAGAAAAATACAGCTCAATGTACCTTGCATAAAAACCGTAGAACACTTCAACATGTTTTACTACCTGTCATTCTTTGCCTTGTAAAACTAAAGTGAAACACTGATTATACATAAGTCATTGAATGAACAAACTTATTCATACTCATATTGCATACAGTGTTTCCAGCTCACATAATCAAAATTCTCGTTATAACAGTACATTTAATTAAACAGGTATTGTCATAAGCAGTGAAAGTGAGAGAGGAACAATACTCCGGCAGACCTCATACACGCACGCATG
It encodes the following:
- the LOC139576997 gene encoding LIM/homeobox protein Lhx6-like isoform X2, whose amino-acid sequence is MSHSDGESHADVKEESPLLPSPPVTPSMCSHPTLASPTPVRSTGKNQCANCGTEIQDRYLLKVNNLNWHVGCLECSVCRISLRQHNSCYIKNKEIFCKLDYFSKFGTKCGQCRRQVYASDWVRRARGSVYHLACFACYSCKRQLSTGEEFGLVEGRVLCRAHYDTMVENLQRAAENGTGLTLEGAFPSDQDGQPKPAKRARTSFSAEQLQVMQSQFNQDNNPDAQTLQKLSDMTGLSRRVIQVWFQNCRARHKKHPPPQHNGHLQGAPHPHSRIPPSLPDNLYSPFSSPDRPHLLALHGYIDSHPFSMLSAPNHLTHPGMTLPQLPISR
- the LOC139576997 gene encoding LIM/homeobox protein Lhx6-like isoform X1, whose translation is MYWNNEVPSPLPEENKVLLDNVFVKQSHSDGESHADVKEESPLLPSPPVTPSMCSHPTLASPTPVRSTGKNQCANCGTEIQDRYLLKVNNLNWHVGCLECSVCRISLRQHNSCYIKNKEIFCKLDYFSKFGTKCGQCRRQVYASDWVRRARGSVYHLACFACYSCKRQLSTGEEFGLVEGRVLCRAHYDTMVENLQRAAENGTGLTLEGAFPSDQDGQPKPAKRARTSFSAEQLQVMQSQFNQDNNPDAQTLQKLSDMTGLSRRVIQVWFQNCRARHKKHPPPQHNGHLQGAPHPHSRIPPSLPDNLYSPFSSPDRPHLLALHGYIDSHPFSMLSAPNHLTHPGMTLPQLPISR